A single region of the Eulemur rufifrons isolate Redbay chromosome 8, OSU_ERuf_1, whole genome shotgun sequence genome encodes:
- the LOC138389067 gene encoding LOW QUALITY PROTEIN: golgin subfamily A member 2-like (The sequence of the model RefSeq protein was modified relative to this genomic sequence to represent the inferred CDS: inserted 1 base in 1 codon), which produces MDLYKNNKNNEDLKETNSELEEKLHFLVSEKEALKCQFDDMQKQLDFSELLLLQMGGCSPGERSERHPAGSIFATPTEAHNSSLQLQQILEDQEKLEKRVAEFTEKMKRLQIDRDHYLEILKGDIAMWQKKMQEMAEKIRMLKEEKEHSVTQVRELESSLAELKRQIGEFESSEPGAVAAAAGAAAVAEIWGAQADERNKILETTQNDRATISRVVSQNLELKKQLAELQDGFIKLSDDKMDITSALQSEQHVKTELAKKLGQLQEKLGELKETVQLKSDEAKSLQQEQDGYLLYVQQHVAAYQQLISQRETVHRELLQQTQXVDRLQQEKVQGAMVVERACQELQETQVRERLEAASQQNQQLQVQLSLMADPGKGDGLDKEGAEKEEGTDEEAARPKPSILQDLESREAMVTSFNSALASAEEEQAQLGRQLREQKVRCLALQAAPAPEIGGDVVSGETLQVNMEKLQVSESLLT; this is translated from the exons ATGGACTTATACAAGAACAA CAAAAATAATGAGGACCTAAAGGAGACGAActcagagctggaagagaagCTTCACTTCCTAGTGTCTGAGAAGGAGGCCCTGAAGTGTCAGTTCGATGATATGCAGAAGCAGCTGGACTTTTCTGAGCTCCTGCTGCTGCAGATGGGAGGCTGCAGCCCCGGGGAGCGGTCCGAGCGCCATCCAGCTGGGTCCATA TTCGCTACCCCAACCGAAGCCCATAATAGCAGCCTGCAATTACAGCAGATCTTGGAGGATCAGGAGAAGCTGGAGAAACGCGTGGCTGAG TTTACAGAGAAGATGAAACGACTACAGATCGACAGAGACCATTATTTAGAGATTCTGAAAGGAGATATTGCCATGTGgcagaagaaaatgcaggaaatggCAGAAAAG ATTCGAATgttgaaggaggaaaaggagcacAGTGTGACTCAGGTGCGGGAGCTGGAGAGCAGTTTGGCTGAACTGAAGCGCCAGATAG GAGAGTTTGAGTCATCAGAACCTGGAGCAGTGGCAGCAGCTGCGGGTGCTGCAGCAGTGGCCGAAATCTGGGGGGCCCAGGCAGACGAGCGCAATAAGATCCTGGAAACTACGCAGAATGACCGTGCCACCATCAGTCGTGTGGTCTCCCAGAACCTTGAGCTAAAGAAGCAGCTGGCCGAGCTGCAAGACGGCTTTATCAAGCTC AGCGATGACAAAATGGACATCACTAGTGCACTACAGTCAGAGCAGCATGTGAAGACGGAGCTGGCTAAGAAGCTGGGCCAGCTACAGGAGAAGCTGGGAGAGCTGAAGGAAACG GTGCAACTGAAGAGTGACGAGGCGAAGAGTCTGCAGCAGGAGCAGGACGGGTACCTGCTCTACGTGCAGCAGCACGTGGCCGCCTACCAGCAGCTGATTTCACAAAGGGAGACTGTGCACAGGGAGCTCCTGCAGCAGACCC CCGTGGATCGGCTGCAGCAGGAGAAAGTTCAGGGTGCAATGGTGGTGGAGAGGGCCTGCCAGGAGTTGCAGGAGACCCAGGTGAGGGAG CGCCTGGAAGCCGCCAGCCAACAGAACCAGCAGCTCCAGGTCCAGCTGAGCCTAATGGCTGACCCTGGGAAGG GAGATGGATTGGAcaaggaaggagcagagaaagaggagggaacgGATGAGGAGGCTGCTAGGCCCAAGCCGAGCATCCTGCAGGACCTAGAGAGCCGAGAAGCCATG GTGACATCTTTCAACTCAGCTCTGGCCAGTGCTGAGGAGGAGCAGGCCCAGCTGGGCAGGCAGCTGAGGGAACAGAAGGTGCGCTGCTTGGCTCTCCAGGCAGCCCCGGCCCCTGAAATTGGGGGCGACGTCGTGTCTGGGGAAACCCTACAGGTGAACATGGAGAAGCTGCAGGTGAGTGAGTCTCTCCTGACTTGa